The proteins below come from a single Ovis aries strain OAR_USU_Benz2616 breed Rambouillet chromosome 18, ARS-UI_Ramb_v3.0, whole genome shotgun sequence genomic window:
- the CYP11A1 gene encoding cholesterol side-chain cleavage enzyme, mitochondrial precursor (The RefSeq protein has 2 substitutions compared to this genomic sequence), giving the protein MLARGLPFRSALVKACPPLLNTGREGWGHHRVGTGEGAGISTRTPRPYSEIPSPGDNGWINLYHFWRKKGSQRIHFHHIENFQKYGPIYREKLGNLESVYIIHPEGVAHLFKFEGSYPQRYDIPPWLAYHRYYQKPIGVLFKKSGAWKKDRVVLNTEVMAPEAIKNFIPLLNPVSQDFVSLLHKRIKQQGSGKFVGDIKEDLFRFAFESITNVMFGERLGMLEDTVDTEAQKFIDAVYKMFHTSVPLLNLPPELYRLFRTKTWRDHVAAWDTIFNKAEKYTEIFYQDLRQKTEFRNYPGILYHLLKSEKMLLEDVKANITEMLAGGVDTTSMTLQWHLYEMARSLNVQEMLRKEVLNARRQAEGDISKMLQMVPLLKASIKETLRLHPISVTLQRYPESDLVLQDYLIPAKTLVQVAIYAMGRDPAFFSNPDKFDPTRWLGKDKDLIHFRNLGFGWGVRQCVGRRIAELEMTLFLIHILENFRVEMQQIGDVNTIFNLILTPDKPIFLVFRPFNQGPPQA; this is encoded by the exons ATGCTGGCCAGGGGGCTTCCCTTCCGCTCAGCCCTGGTCAAAGCCTGCCCACCCCTCCTGAACACgggcagggagggctggggcCACCACAGGGTGGGCACTGGAGAGGGAGCTGGCATCTCCACGAGGACCCCTCGCCCCTACAGTGAGATCCCCTCCCCTGGTGACAACGGCTGGATTAACCTGTACCATTTCTGGAGGAAGAAGGGCTCACAGAGAATCCACTTTCACCACatcgagaacttccagaagtaTGGTCCCATTTACAG GGAGAAGCTCGGCAATTTGGAGTCAGTTTATATCATTCACCCTGAAGACGTGGCCCATCTCTTTAAGTTCGAGGGATCCTACCCACAGAGATATGACATCCCGCCCTGGCTGGCCTATCACCAGTATTATCAGAAACCCATCGGAGTCCTGTTTAA GAAGTCAGGAGCCTGGAAGAAAGACCGGGTGGTCCTGAACACGGAGGTGATGGCTCCAGAGGCAATAAAGAACTTCATCCCACTGCTGAATCCAGTGTCTCAGGACTTCGTCAGCCTCCTGCACAAGCGCATCAAGCAGCAGGGCTCCGGAAAGTTTGTAGGGGACATCAAGGAAGACCTGTTTCGCTTTGCCTTTGAGT CCATCACTAATGTCATGTTTGGGGAGCGCCTGGGGATGCTGGAGGACACAGTGGACACCGAGGCCCAGAAGTTCATTGATGCCGTCTACAAGATGTTCCATACCAGTGTCCCTCTGCTCAACCTCCCTCCAGAACTGTACCGTCTGTTCAGAACCAAGACTTGGAGGGACCATGTAGCCGCATGGGATACAATTTTCAATAAAG CTGAAAAATACACTGAGATCTTCTACCAGGAtctgagacagaaaacagaatttaGGAATTACCCAGGCATCCTCTACCACCTCCTGAAAAGTGAGAAGATGCTCTTGGAGGATGTCAAGGCCAATATTACGGAGATGCTGGCCGGGGGTGTGGACACG ACATCCATGACGCTGCAGTGGCACTTGTACGAGATGGCACGCAGCCTGAATGTGCAGGAGATGCTGCGGAAGGAGGTTCTGAATGCCCGACGCCAGGCAGAGGGCGACATAAGCAAGATGCTGCAAATGGTCCCACTTCTCAAAGCTAGCATCAAGGAGACGCTAAG ACTCCACCCTATCTCCGTGACCCTGCAGAGATACCCTGAAAGTGACTTGGTTCTTCAAGATTACCTGATTCCTGCCAAG ACACTGGTGCAAGTGGCCATCTATGCCATGGGCCGAGACCCTGCCTTCTTCTCCAATCCGGACAAGTTTGACCCAACCAGGTGGCTGGGTAAAGACAAGGACCTCATCCACTTCCGGAACCTGGGCTTCGGCTGGGGAGTGCGGCAGTGCGTGGGCCGGCGGATCGCCGAGCTGGAGATGACCCTCTTCCTCATCCAC ATTCTGGAGAACTTCAGGGTTGAAATGCAGCAGATCGGTGATGTGAACACCATCTTCAACCTCATCCTGACTCCGGACAAGCCCATCTTCCTTGTCTTCCGGCCCTTCAACCAGGGCCCGCCCCAGGCGTGA
- the CYP11A1 gene encoding cholesterol side-chain cleavage enzyme, mitochondrial isoform X1 yields MLARGLPFRSALVKACPPLLNTGREGWGHHRVGTGEGAGISTRTPRPYSEIPSPGDNGWINLYHFWRKKGSQRIHFHHIENFQKYGPIYREKLGNLESVYIIHPEDVAHLFKFEGSYPQRYDIPPWLAYHQYYQKPIGVLFKKSGAWKKDRVVLNTEVMAPEAIKNFIPLLNPVSQDFVSLLHKRIKQQGSGKFVGDIKEDLFRFAFESITNVMFGERLGMLEDTVDTEAQKFIDAVYKMFHTSVPLLNLPPELYRLFRTKTWRDHVAAWDTIFNKAEKYTEIFYQDLRQKTEFRNYPGILYHLLKSEKMLLEDVKANITEMLAGGVDTTSMTLQWHLYEMARSLNVQEMLRKEVLNARRQAEGDISKMLQMVPLLKASIKETLRLHPISVTLQRYPESDLVLQDYLIPAKTLVQVAIYAMGRDPAFFSNPDKFDPTRWLGKDKDLIHFRNLGFGWGVRQCVGRRIAELEMTLFLIHVSLTWGHLSPGTWSPLPHNLLRSPFGANPLTIHGGSLAISSHRTYDGRRVGWKRFRRNQSESLNQGDRVPVVFSGSAQGSVGAGGRPTWSISHHTQLLPGE; encoded by the exons ATGCTGGCCAGGGGGCTTCCCTTCCGCTCAGCCCTGGTCAAAGCCTGCCCACCCCTCCTGAACACgggcagggagggctggggcCACCACAGGGTGGGCACTGGAGAGGGAGCTGGCATCTCCACGAGGACCCCTCGCCCCTACAGTGAGATCCCCTCCCCTGGTGACAACGGCTGGATTAACCTGTACCATTTCTGGAGGAAGAAGGGCTCACAGAGAATCCACTTTCACCACatcgagaacttccagaagtaTGGTCCCATTTACAG GGAGAAGCTCGGCAATTTGGAGTCAGTTTATATCATTCACCCTGAAGACGTGGCCCATCTCTTTAAGTTCGAGGGATCCTACCCACAGAGATATGACATCCCGCCCTGGCTGGCCTATCACCAGTATTATCAGAAACCCATCGGAGTCCTGTTTAA GAAGTCAGGAGCCTGGAAGAAAGACCGGGTGGTCCTGAACACGGAGGTGATGGCTCCAGAGGCAATAAAGAACTTCATCCCACTGCTGAATCCAGTGTCTCAGGACTTCGTCAGCCTCCTGCACAAGCGCATCAAGCAGCAGGGCTCCGGAAAGTTTGTAGGGGACATCAAGGAAGACCTGTTTCGCTTTGCCTTTGAGT CCATCACTAATGTCATGTTTGGGGAGCGCCTGGGGATGCTGGAGGACACAGTGGACACCGAGGCCCAGAAGTTCATTGATGCCGTCTACAAGATGTTCCATACCAGTGTCCCTCTGCTCAACCTCCCTCCAGAACTGTACCGTCTGTTCAGAACCAAGACTTGGAGGGACCATGTAGCCGCATGGGATACAATTTTCAATAAAG CTGAAAAATACACTGAGATCTTCTACCAGGAtctgagacagaaaacagaatttaGGAATTACCCAGGCATCCTCTACCACCTCCTGAAAAGTGAGAAGATGCTCTTGGAGGATGTCAAGGCCAATATTACGGAGATGCTGGCCGGGGGTGTGGACACG ACATCCATGACGCTGCAGTGGCACTTGTACGAGATGGCACGCAGCCTGAATGTGCAGGAGATGCTGCGGAAGGAGGTTCTGAATGCCCGACGCCAGGCAGAGGGCGACATAAGCAAGATGCTGCAAATGGTCCCACTTCTCAAAGCTAGCATCAAGGAGACGCTAAG ACTCCACCCTATCTCCGTGACCCTGCAGAGATACCCTGAAAGTGACTTGGTTCTTCAAGATTACCTGATTCCTGCCAAG ACACTGGTGCAAGTGGCCATCTATGCCATGGGCCGAGACCCTGCCTTCTTCTCCAATCCGGACAAGTTTGACCCAACCAGGTGGCTGGGTAAAGACAAGGACCTCATCCACTTCCGGAACCTGGGCTTCGGCTGGGGAGTGCGGCAGTGCGTGGGCCGGCGGATCGCCGAGCTGGAGATGACCCTCTTCCTCATCCACGTGAGTCTGACCTGGGGACATCTGTCTCCTGGGACTtggtctcccctcccccacaacctCCTGCGGTCTCCTTTTGGGGCAAACCCACTCACCATCCACGGGGGCTCCCTGGCCATAAGTTCCCACAGAACTTATGatgggaggagggtggggtggaAAAGGTTTCGTAGAAACCAAAGTGAAAGCCTGAACCAGGGGGACAGAGTGCCAGTGGTATTTTCAGGCTCTGCACAGGGTTCAGTAGGAGCTGGAGGTAGACCCACTTGGAGCATCTCACATCACACGCAACTGCTCCCAGGTGAATGA